The Fibrobacter sp. UWB11 genome includes a window with the following:
- a CDS encoding DUF4423 domain-containing protein, with protein sequence MAEIFDYDDYRDMIKDYYLEHKKHNSLYSFSTLGKTLGLDSSHAYYIVQKKRNLPVHAVPAAKKMLGLDGRGAAYFDLLIVASRTKSEKTKAEILQKAFQLRDVKRHLLKDNELKYLSAWWTIVVRALIEVKHGNVDIPEIANSVIPPITEEQAQESIEILKSLGFIQPINNNSKVRLADPHITVQGAEKAQAIRSFHSKVMQFGIRSLNEIPPENRDISTITMAVDAKGFEDLKKMLKEFRKEIQIRVDKCIVPDRVMQLNLALFPVALNKKKEK encoded by the coding sequence ATGGCAGAAATCTTTGATTACGATGACTACCGGGATATGATCAAGGATTATTACTTGGAGCATAAGAAACACAACTCCTTGTATTCCTTCAGCACTCTCGGCAAAACGCTTGGCTTGGATTCAAGTCACGCTTATTATATAGTTCAGAAAAAGCGCAACCTCCCCGTACATGCAGTTCCCGCCGCAAAAAAAATGCTCGGGCTCGACGGGCGCGGAGCAGCCTATTTCGATTTGCTGATTGTCGCCTCGCGCACCAAGTCCGAAAAGACCAAAGCAGAAATTCTGCAAAAGGCCTTCCAGTTGCGTGATGTCAAGCGCCATCTGCTCAAAGACAACGAACTCAAGTATCTCAGCGCCTGGTGGACGATCGTCGTAAGAGCGCTCATCGAAGTGAAGCACGGCAATGTGGACATCCCGGAAATCGCAAACAGCGTCATTCCGCCCATTACCGAAGAACAGGCGCAAGAAAGCATCGAGATTTTGAAGTCGCTCGGTTTTATCCAGCCGATCAACAATAACAGCAAAGTCCGCCTCGCCGACCCGCATATCACGGTTCAAGGCGCCGAAAAAGCTCAAGCCATCCGCAGTTTCCATTCGAAGGTCATGCAATTTGGCATCCGTTCTTTGAATGAAATTCCGCCAGAAAACCGTGACATTTCGACAATCACCATGGCCGTCGACGCCAAGGGATTCGAAGACCTCAAAAAGATGCTCAAGGAATTCCGCAAGGAAATCCAGATTCGAGTCGATAAATGCATTGTGCCCGATCGCGTTATGCAGTTGAACCTCGCCTTATTCCCCGTCGCACTCAATAAAAAGAAGGAAAAATAA
- the dtd gene encoding D-aminoacyl-tRNA deacylase, with amino-acid sequence MKFLIQRVTKAQVDIEGQTVGKIDGKGFLVLIGVGEGDTREIADRFIKKMLALRIFADENGKTNLSIKDVGGSLLLVSQFTLYANCNKGNRPTFNGAGNPTLANELYEYIIEQCKKEIAVVETGKFGADMQVSLVNDGPFTIMLE; translated from the coding sequence ATGAAATTTTTAATACAGCGAGTCACTAAGGCTCAAGTCGATATTGAAGGTCAAACCGTCGGAAAAATTGACGGCAAGGGATTCCTTGTTCTAATCGGAGTCGGTGAAGGCGATACCCGCGAAATAGCCGACCGTTTTATCAAGAAAATGCTTGCACTCCGCATCTTTGCCGACGAAAATGGCAAAACGAATCTCTCCATCAAAGATGTTGGCGGTTCGCTGTTGCTCGTTTCGCAATTCACGCTTTATGCCAATTGCAACAAAGGCAACCGCCCTACATTCAATGGGGCCGGTAATCCGACGCTTGCAAATGAACTTTACGAGTATATTATTGAACAGTGCAAAAAGGAAATTGCGGTTGTCGAAACAGGAAAGTTCGGCGCAGACATGCAAGTAAGCCTCGTCAACGACGGCCCATTTACTATAATGTTGGAATAG
- a CDS encoding MATE family efflux transporter — MATDTLKTNMDMLNGPLGRKILRFAIPLAATSILQQLFNAADVAVVGQFAGDKALAAVGANTFVINLLINLFVGISVGVNVVVANSIGERSYRSVTRSVHTSVMVSFFSGIFLSFVGIVFARPILSAVSTPADIMDMAVRYLQIYFAGMPFVMLFNFIAAILRGKGDTKRPLYVLIVAGAVNVVLNLILVAGFGLGVSGVAIATVLANVISGLTLFYFLLHEVGPFKLEFWKLRVTPLFLSRIMRVGLPSGLRGVVFSFSNVCLQSAINSLGSSTVAASAAALNYEFIVYYWLNSFSQACVTFVGQNYGAKNMPRCRSTVRWTLLLGCVSTIVLSALCCIFAHPLLSVFTSDSEIIEIGSIRMYVVVGLLFINVFLDVFSSALSGMGRSLAPALTCVAGVCGIRILWVFFVFPNYKSFASLMVIYPISWVVTISVLAGLYFYYVTHTKFKVP, encoded by the coding sequence ATGGCAACGGATACGTTAAAGACGAATATGGATATGTTGAACGGCCCTCTCGGAAGAAAAATCTTGAGGTTTGCCATTCCGCTTGCAGCAACGAGCATTTTGCAACAGCTGTTCAATGCTGCCGATGTTGCCGTGGTGGGTCAGTTTGCAGGCGACAAGGCGCTGGCCGCAGTCGGGGCTAATACGTTCGTCATCAACTTGCTCATCAATCTGTTCGTGGGCATTTCTGTCGGTGTGAACGTGGTGGTCGCGAATTCCATCGGGGAACGCAGCTACCGTTCTGTAACTCGCAGTGTTCACACGTCGGTGATGGTTTCGTTCTTTAGCGGAATTTTTCTTTCTTTTGTCGGAATCGTTTTTGCAAGGCCGATCCTTTCGGCGGTTTCGACGCCTGCAGATATTATGGATATGGCGGTTCGCTACTTGCAAATTTATTTTGCCGGGATGCCGTTCGTGATGCTGTTCAACTTTATCGCGGCAATTCTGCGTGGCAAGGGCGATACAAAACGCCCGCTCTACGTGCTTATTGTAGCGGGTGCCGTGAATGTCGTCTTGAACTTGATTCTCGTGGCGGGCTTTGGCCTTGGCGTGTCGGGTGTTGCTATTGCGACTGTCCTTGCAAATGTCATTAGTGGACTTACTTTGTTCTATTTCTTGCTCCATGAAGTGGGGCCGTTCAAACTTGAATTCTGGAAGCTGCGCGTGACGCCGCTTTTCTTGAGCCGTATTATGCGCGTGGGGCTACCCTCGGGGCTGCGCGGTGTCGTTTTTTCGTTTAGCAATGTGTGCTTGCAGTCCGCCATCAACAGCTTGGGCTCTTCGACGGTAGCTGCTTCTGCGGCGGCCCTCAATTACGAGTTCATCGTTTACTATTGGCTCAATTCATTCTCGCAAGCCTGCGTGACTTTTGTGGGGCAAAATTACGGCGCAAAGAATATGCCCCGTTGCCGTAGCACCGTCCGTTGGACGCTTTTGCTGGGTTGCGTTTCTACGATTGTGTTGAGCGCGCTCTGCTGTATTTTTGCCCATCCATTGCTGTCGGTGTTTACGTCTGATTCCGAAATTATTGAAATCGGTTCTATCCGCATGTATGTGGTGGTGGGGCTCCTGTTTATCAATGTCTTTCTGGATGTGTTTTCGAGCGCGCTTTCGGGAATGGGGAGGTCTCTTGCGCCGGCGCTTACTTGCGTTGCTGGCGTGTGCGGAATCCGCATCCTCTGGGTGTTCTTTGTATTCCCCAATTACAAGTCGTTTGCCTCCCTCATGGTTATTTACCCGATAAGCTGGGTGGTGACCATCTCTGTTCTTGCGGGGCTATACTTCTACTACGTAACGCATACGAAATTTAAGGTTCCCTAA
- a CDS encoding asparaginase, with the protein MDTALKNIVILATGGTIAGAGEQGKDIGYKSGSIKAQTLIDAIPELKNVANIFVEQVCNINSDDITSEIWISIALRIKELFENGFGDSHELVDGIVIMHGTDTMEETAFFLSLVLNVAKPVILTGSMRPATAAEPDGPANLLFAVKCAVEQSLQRPERAEGTILSNAEGSSDSPVRIAFAGKLMDSRTVQKIHANDLDAFAEIGTAQSSRPTFDISSLRSLPKVTVLYFNADADADLVRYAAERSAGLVIAGAGAGEFSQSWMNAIGDVVAKSNVPVVISTRINRGSIVPEQLLVPGTIAAYSLPPAKAAVLLRLALTITNDPAAIQKFYQRYT; encoded by the coding sequence ATGGATACAGCATTGAAAAATATCGTGATTCTCGCGACGGGCGGTACTATTGCGGGCGCGGGCGAGCAAGGTAAGGATATTGGGTACAAGTCGGGCTCAATCAAGGCGCAAACGCTGATTGATGCGATTCCGGAATTGAAAAATGTGGCGAACATTTTTGTGGAACAGGTCTGCAATATCAATTCGGACGATATCACTTCTGAAATTTGGATTTCGATTGCGTTGCGGATAAAAGAACTATTTGAAAATGGGTTTGGCGATTCGCATGAACTTGTCGATGGTATCGTGATTATGCACGGGACCGATACGATGGAAGAAACGGCTTTCTTCTTGAGCTTAGTTTTAAATGTTGCGAAACCTGTGATTTTGACCGGCTCGATGCGCCCTGCAACCGCAGCGGAACCGGATGGCCCCGCGAACCTGTTGTTTGCCGTAAAATGTGCCGTTGAACAGTCGTTGCAGCGCCCTGAGCGTGCCGAAGGAACCATCCTGAGCAACGCCGAAGGATCTAGTGATAGTCCCGTCCGCATCGCATTCGCAGGCAAGCTTATGGACTCCCGCACTGTGCAAAAAATCCACGCGAACGACCTTGACGCCTTCGCCGAAATAGGGACCGCGCAGTCCTCCCGGCCCACGTTCGACATTTCCTCCCTGCGTTCCCTCCCGAAAGTCACCGTTCTTTACTTTAACGCCGATGCCGATGCCGACCTTGTGCGTTATGCCGCAGAACGTTCTGCGGGCCTTGTCATTGCAGGTGCGGGCGCCGGAGAATTTTCGCAATCATGGATGAACGCGATTGGCGATGTTGTTGCAAAATCGAATGTCCCGGTGGTCATTTCAACGCGAATCAATCGCGGTTCCATTGTCCCGGAACAATTGCTTGTGCCCGGAACCATTGCTGCATACAGTTTGCCGCCAGCCAAAGCCGCCGTCCTCTTGCGCCTAGCATTAACCATCACGAATGACCCCGCGGCTATTCAAAAGTTCTATCAGAGGTATACATAG
- the ychF gene encoding redox-regulated ATPase YchF, protein MGFKCGIVGLPNVGKSTIFNAITNAGAESANYPFCTIDPNVGMVSVPDARLDELVKVYNPKSIVPAVTEFVDIAGLVKGASKGEGLGNQFLTHIRECEAIMEVVRCFDDENIIHVNGSVDPIRDVEVIETELILKDLDTVEKRLATEAKSARTGNAEAKARLAACELLKKSMEEGHAARTVMHDSEEMELIVKDLGLLTAKPLFYCANVKEDDILTGNAYVDKLKEYASKHGHDVIVISGKIEEELSAMEPADKADFLKELGMTESGLDSVVRKGYEILGLRTFFTAGEKECRAWTFHAGFKAPQCAGVIHTDFERGFIRAETLSYSDFLKHGSWNAAKEAGLVRTEGKEYLVQDGDIMYFLFNV, encoded by the coding sequence ATGGGTTTTAAATGTGGCATCGTAGGCCTCCCCAATGTGGGCAAGAGCACCATCTTTAACGCAATCACCAACGCAGGCGCAGAATCCGCAAACTATCCGTTCTGCACCATCGACCCAAACGTCGGCATGGTCAGCGTCCCGGATGCTCGTCTCGATGAACTTGTGAAGGTCTATAACCCGAAATCCATCGTCCCGGCCGTTACAGAATTTGTAGATATCGCAGGTCTTGTAAAGGGCGCTTCTAAGGGCGAAGGTCTCGGAAACCAGTTCCTCACCCACATCCGCGAATGCGAAGCCATCATGGAAGTGGTGCGCTGCTTTGACGACGAAAACATCATCCACGTGAACGGCTCTGTAGATCCGATCCGCGATGTGGAAGTCATCGAAACTGAACTTATCCTCAAGGACTTGGACACGGTCGAAAAGCGCCTTGCTACCGAAGCAAAGTCTGCACGTACCGGTAACGCCGAAGCAAAAGCTCGCCTTGCCGCTTGCGAACTCTTGAAGAAGAGCATGGAAGAAGGCCACGCCGCTCGCACCGTGATGCACGACAGCGAAGAAATGGAACTCATCGTCAAGGACCTCGGACTCCTCACGGCAAAGCCGCTTTTCTACTGCGCAAACGTGAAGGAAGACGACATTCTCACGGGTAACGCCTACGTGGATAAGCTCAAGGAATACGCTTCTAAGCATGGTCACGACGTGATTGTTATCAGCGGCAAGATTGAAGAAGAACTTTCTGCAATGGAACCGGCCGACAAGGCAGACTTTCTCAAGGAACTCGGCATGACCGAATCCGGACTTGATTCAGTTGTTCGTAAAGGTTATGAAATCCTTGGCCTCCGCACGTTCTTTACCGCAGGCGAAAAGGAATGCCGCGCTTGGACATTCCACGCTGGTTTCAAGGCTCCACAGTGCGCAGGCGTCATCCACACGGATTTTGAACGCGGTTTCATCCGCGCAGAAACATTAAGCTACAGCGACTTCTTGAAGCACGGCAGCTGGAACGCAGCCAAGGAAGCAGGTCTTGTACGTACCGAAGGTAAGGAATACCTCGTGCAGGATGGCGATATCATGTACTTCTTGTTTAACGTGTAA
- a CDS encoding type IV pilus biogenesis/stability protein PilW, protein MAQKKKNWIRRVVGLLLMYVLLFVGYEYWQKKVEERFLYEDMIHATNECIRVGDWKCAEKNVQELLKSEPNDTNLQMHMAGILFEQERYQECISYIESLNFKHKDLDYLVEKSNALEQELKNLGVEKSMHFRLEFDGGPSKKDVMEALAVLEVAYDSISNLFDYLPKNKMSLVLYEDKEYQGTGPRPDWVGAVFDGKLRVPVNMMAYREVYRPVLFHELTHSFVRAMTHANVPCWMNEGIAQVIDGSHNNEEHPAGAKPSIESLRKSFVKETDSKKVQKLYWYSRRMVEELLWRDGDGPEAFRNFAKCLQDLRGLGTDKALQKYYGVTAQDLLETIR, encoded by the coding sequence ATGGCTCAGAAGAAAAAAAATTGGATTAGGCGCGTTGTTGGCCTTTTGCTGATGTATGTTCTTTTATTCGTGGGGTACGAGTATTGGCAAAAAAAAGTCGAAGAACGTTTTCTATATGAAGACATGATTCATGCAACGAATGAGTGCATCCGAGTAGGTGACTGGAAATGTGCCGAGAAAAATGTTCAGGAACTTTTGAAGTCCGAACCAAATGATACGAATTTGCAGATGCACATGGCAGGCATTCTATTTGAACAGGAACGTTATCAGGAATGTATCAGCTACATTGAATCGTTGAACTTTAAACACAAGGATTTAGATTACCTTGTTGAAAAGTCGAATGCCTTGGAACAGGAATTGAAAAATCTGGGTGTCGAAAAGTCTATGCATTTCCGCTTGGAATTTGATGGCGGCCCTTCCAAGAAAGACGTGATGGAAGCGCTTGCCGTTTTGGAAGTTGCCTACGATTCGATTAGTAATTTGTTCGACTATTTGCCCAAAAACAAGATGAGCCTTGTGCTGTATGAGGATAAGGAATATCAGGGAACGGGACCGCGCCCGGATTGGGTGGGCGCCGTGTTTGATGGAAAATTGCGCGTGCCTGTGAACATGATGGCGTATCGTGAAGTTTATCGTCCGGTGCTGTTTCATGAACTGACGCATTCATTTGTTCGTGCGATGACGCATGCGAATGTGCCGTGTTGGATGAATGAAGGAATTGCGCAGGTGATTGACGGCTCGCATAACAATGAAGAACACCCGGCGGGAGCAAAGCCAAGCATTGAATCGCTAAGAAAATCTTTTGTGAAAGAGACAGATTCGAAAAAAGTGCAAAAACTTTATTGGTACTCGCGGAGAATGGTTGAAGAACTTTTGTGGCGTGATGGTGACGGTCCGGAAGCTTTCCGCAATTTTGCAAAATGCTTGCAGGACTTGCGTGGACTCGGAACGGATAAAGCTCTGCAAAAGTATTACGGAGTAACTGCTCAAGATTTGTTAGAAACGATTCGATGA